In Serratia marcescens subsp. marcescens ATCC 13880, a single genomic region encodes these proteins:
- a CDS encoding metalloregulator ArsR/SmtB family transcription factor has protein sequence MPSLTPLKLFKNLSDETRLTLVLLLRHAGELCVCELSGALALPQPKISRHLAMLRESGLLLDRRDGKWIHYRLSPHMPAWAAAIIEQAYQCRPEQMSELAQRVAKGCP, from the coding sequence ATGCCGTCATTGACGCCGCTGAAGCTGTTTAAAAACCTGTCTGACGAGACGCGCCTGACCTTGGTGCTGCTGTTGCGCCACGCCGGTGAACTGTGCGTGTGCGAGCTGTCGGGCGCACTGGCGCTGCCGCAACCCAAGATTTCAAGGCATCTGGCGATGCTGCGTGAAAGCGGGCTGCTGCTCGATCGGCGCGATGGAAAATGGATACATTATCGCCTGTCGCCGCATATGCCGGCCTGGGCGGCGGCGATTATTGAGCAGGCTTATCAGTGCCGGCCAGAACAGATGTCGGAGTTAGCGCAACGCGTGGCGAAAGGTTGTCCGTAA
- a CDS encoding YbdK family carboxylate-amine ligase: MPLTFKRSERLSIGTEIELQLVDAEHYDLTDRADRVVSAVGDRRRVKHELTKSMVELNSSVHRDLDELHTELRALTHTVRRCAQRLGCDVCGGGRHLSNDWRKQVISDNARYRQLASRFGYLSKLACVFGQHIHLGVNDGDEAMYLCHALTPYFPQLIALSASSPLYQGVDTRFASSRFSAQNSFPNYGCLEHIYSWHEFNAYYERLNAAGVIESVKDIYWDARPKPELGTVEIRICDTPLRLTHAVLLVGYCRLLADFLLQRRSPIAPEYDAFTNYNKINAYRSGFAAEYVDPATLRRSSLTAHILHTLEALSGFAERREDRALLQAIECHVRQGISDSEHIRQMLHNGLPQAQVIKRLCDELLQPAS; this comes from the coding sequence ATGCCGCTCACATTCAAACGTTCGGAAAGGCTCTCCATCGGCACCGAAATAGAGTTACAGCTGGTCGATGCCGAGCACTACGATCTTACGGATCGAGCCGATCGGGTGGTCAGCGCGGTCGGCGACCGCCGGCGCGTCAAGCATGAGCTCACCAAATCGATGGTGGAGCTGAACAGCTCGGTGCACCGCGATCTCGATGAGCTGCACACCGAGCTGCGCGCCCTGACCCATACCGTCCGGCGCTGCGCGCAGCGCCTGGGCTGTGACGTCTGCGGCGGTGGCCGCCACCTGAGCAACGACTGGCGCAAGCAGGTCATCAGCGACAACGCGCGCTACAGGCAGTTGGCCAGCCGTTTTGGCTATCTCTCCAAGCTGGCCTGCGTGTTCGGCCAACACATTCACCTCGGCGTCAACGACGGGGACGAGGCGATGTACCTGTGCCATGCGCTGACGCCCTACTTTCCGCAGCTGATCGCGCTCAGCGCCTCGTCGCCGCTGTATCAGGGCGTCGACACGCGCTTTGCCAGTTCCCGCTTCAGCGCTCAGAACTCCTTCCCCAACTACGGATGCCTGGAACACATCTACAGCTGGCATGAATTCAACGCCTACTACGAACGGTTGAATGCCGCCGGCGTGATTGAAAGCGTCAAGGATATTTACTGGGATGCGCGGCCAAAACCGGAGCTGGGCACGGTGGAGATCCGCATCTGCGATACGCCGCTGCGCCTCACCCACGCCGTGCTGCTGGTCGGTTACTGCCGCCTGCTGGCCGATTTTCTGTTGCAGCGCCGTTCGCCGATCGCGCCGGAATACGATGCCTTCACCAATTACAACAAGATCAACGCCTATCGCAGCGGCTTTGCCGCCGAATACGTCGATCCCGCGACGCTGCGCCGCAGCAGCCTGACCGCCCACATCCTGCACACTCTCGAAGCGCTGAGCGGTTTTGCCGAGCGACGGGAGGATCGTGCCCTGCTGCAGGCCATCGAGTGCCATGTCCGCCAGGGCATCAGCGATTCGGAGCATATCCGCCAGATGTTGCACAACGGCCTGCCGCAAGCTCAGGTGATCAAGCGCCTGTGCGATGAGCTGTTGCAGCCTGCAAGTTAA
- a CDS encoding DUF3307 domain-containing protein, whose protein sequence is MDLTYAPLLAWLLLVHLLADFPLQPLSWVEDKIRHRARSRFLVLHALLHGVLAAWAVAGFGLLHGGLSSLQVLASLLVIAVSHYLIDLLKVTAMNRLSPARSFLLDQGLHLAVIALLWLGLTPNAGELLAALGRQLGRWQTGLVLVAYSLIYLPMSLLIGQLLAHWTPQMPPSAKADNDSLLRAGKQIGYLERTLILTFVLLGQIPAIGFLLAAKSIFRFGDLRQSDDKMRTEYVLLGTLFSFTLTIMLGLLVNKLL, encoded by the coding sequence ATGGATCTGACCTATGCGCCTTTGCTGGCCTGGCTGTTGCTCGTCCATCTGCTGGCGGATTTTCCGCTGCAGCCGCTGAGTTGGGTGGAAGATAAAATTCGGCATCGCGCGCGTTCGCGTTTTCTGGTGTTGCACGCGTTGCTGCACGGGGTGCTGGCCGCCTGGGCGGTGGCCGGTTTCGGCCTGCTGCATGGCGGGCTTTCTTCACTGCAGGTGCTGGCCAGCCTGCTGGTCATCGCCGTCAGCCACTACCTGATCGATTTGCTGAAAGTCACCGCGATGAACCGCCTGAGCCCGGCCCGCAGTTTCCTGCTCGATCAGGGATTGCATCTGGCGGTGATCGCCTTGCTGTGGCTGGGGCTAACGCCGAACGCCGGTGAACTGCTCGCCGCGCTGGGGCGGCAGCTGGGGCGTTGGCAAACCGGGCTGGTGCTGGTGGCCTACAGCCTGATTTATCTGCCGATGAGCCTGCTGATCGGGCAACTGCTGGCGCACTGGACGCCGCAAATGCCGCCTTCGGCCAAGGCCGACAACGACTCGCTGCTGCGCGCGGGCAAACAGATTGGTTATCTGGAGAGAACGCTGATCCTGACCTTTGTGCTGCTGGGGCAAATCCCGGCGATCGGCTTTTTGCTGGCGGCCAAATCTATCTTCCGTTTCGGCGATCTGCGCCAGAGCGACGATAAGATGCGTACCGAGTATGTGCTGCTCGGTACGTTGTTTTCCTTCACGCTGACCATCATGCTCGGCCTGCTGGTCAACAAACTGCTGTAG
- the mgtA gene encoding magnesium-translocating P-type ATPase has product MTQINERMRRRDKDAAAYAIAQEATNSIAQTLANLKCNRNGLTQDDADERLEQFGANQVAHDKAPHALIQLIKAFNNPFIFVLMVLAAISFFTDYWLPRQNGEETELTGVIIILTMVTLSGLLRFWQEYRTNKAAEALKSMVRTTATVLRRSSYSAHPLTLEVPIRELVPGDIIQLSAGDMVPADVRLIASRDLFISQAILTGEAIPIEKYDAMGNVAQKSSEGEVSSENALLELSNICLMGTNVASGTATAVVVATGGRTYFGSLAKSIVGSRAQTAFDRGVNSVSWLLIRFMLVMVPVVLLINGFTKGDWSEAALFALAVAVGLTPEMLPMIVSSNLAKGAIAMSRRKVVVKRLNAIQNFGAMDVLCTDKTGTLTQDRIILEHHIDVTGARDNEVLHLAWLNSFHQSGMKNLMDQAVIRFGRGKPGIEALGRFSKVDELPFDFVRRRLSIVVADENGKQQLICKGAVEEMLEIATHVREGDKTLELDDARRAALQALAREYNEDGFRVLVLATRELDAQRPAEPLSVADERDMVVQGLLTFLDPPKESAQQAIAALQENGVTVKVLTGDNPVITCKICRDVGLEPGEPLSGLQIEQMDDEELAREVEQRTVFTKLTPLQKSRVLKMLQSNGHTVGFLGDGINDAPALRDADVGISVDTGTDIAKESADIILLEKNLMVLEEGVIKGRETFGNIIKYLNMTASSNFGNVFSVLVASAFIPFLPMLAIHLLIQNLMYDISQLSLPWDKMDKEFLRKPRKWDAKNIGRFMLWIGPTSSIFDITTYALMWYVFAANSVEHQALFQSGWFIEGLLSQTLVVHMLRTQKIPFIQSTAALPVLLTTGLVMALGIYIPFSPLGALVGLQPLPWEYFPWLAATLVSYCVVAQLMKRFYIRRFGEWL; this is encoded by the coding sequence ATGACTCAGATTAATGAAAGAATGCGTCGCCGTGATAAAGATGCGGCGGCCTACGCCATTGCGCAAGAGGCGACCAACAGCATCGCCCAAACGCTGGCGAACCTGAAGTGCAACCGCAACGGCTTGACCCAGGACGACGCCGATGAGCGGCTGGAGCAGTTCGGCGCCAACCAGGTCGCCCACGACAAGGCACCGCATGCCTTGATTCAGCTGATCAAGGCCTTCAACAACCCGTTTATCTTCGTACTGATGGTGCTGGCTGCGATCAGTTTCTTTACCGATTATTGGCTGCCGCGCCAGAACGGTGAAGAAACTGAACTCACCGGCGTCATTATCATTCTGACCATGGTCACGCTGAGCGGGCTGCTGCGTTTTTGGCAGGAATACCGCACCAACAAAGCGGCGGAAGCGTTGAAGTCGATGGTGCGCACCACCGCCACGGTGCTGCGCCGCAGCAGCTACAGCGCGCATCCGCTGACGCTGGAAGTGCCGATCCGTGAACTGGTGCCGGGGGATATCATTCAGCTCTCCGCCGGTGACATGGTGCCGGCCGACGTGCGTCTTATCGCCTCGCGCGATCTGTTCATCAGCCAGGCGATTTTGACCGGCGAAGCGATCCCGATCGAGAAATACGATGCCATGGGCAACGTGGCGCAGAAGTCGAGCGAAGGGGAAGTATCCAGCGAGAACGCGCTGCTTGAGCTGTCCAATATCTGCCTGATGGGCACCAACGTCGCCAGCGGCACCGCCACGGCGGTGGTGGTGGCGACCGGCGGGCGCACTTACTTCGGCTCGCTGGCCAAGTCGATCGTCGGTTCGCGGGCGCAAACCGCGTTCGATCGCGGGGTGAACAGCGTCAGTTGGCTGCTGATTCGCTTCATGCTGGTGATGGTGCCGGTGGTGTTGCTGATCAACGGTTTCACCAAAGGCGACTGGAGCGAGGCGGCGCTGTTCGCACTGGCGGTGGCGGTCGGTCTGACGCCGGAAATGTTGCCGATGATCGTCAGCTCCAACTTGGCGAAAGGGGCGATCGCCATGTCGCGCCGCAAGGTGGTGGTGAAGCGCCTGAACGCCATTCAGAACTTCGGCGCCATGGACGTGCTCTGCACCGACAAGACCGGCACGCTGACCCAGGATCGCATCATTCTCGAGCACCACATCGACGTTACTGGCGCCAGAGATAACGAGGTGCTGCACCTGGCCTGGCTGAACAGCTTCCATCAGAGCGGCATGAAGAACCTGATGGATCAGGCGGTGATCCGCTTTGGCCGCGGCAAACCGGGGATTGAAGCCCTGGGGCGTTTCAGCAAGGTGGACGAGCTGCCGTTCGATTTCGTGCGCCGCCGTTTGTCGATCGTGGTGGCGGACGAAAATGGCAAGCAGCAGCTGATCTGTAAGGGCGCGGTAGAGGAGATGCTGGAGATCGCCACTCACGTGCGCGAAGGCGACAAAACGCTGGAACTGGACGACGCGCGCCGTGCGGCGCTGCAGGCGTTGGCTCGCGAGTATAACGAAGACGGTTTCCGCGTGCTGGTGCTGGCGACGCGCGAACTGGATGCGCAGCGCCCGGCCGAACCGTTGAGCGTGGCCGACGAGCGCGACATGGTGGTGCAAGGGTTGCTGACTTTCCTCGATCCGCCGAAGGAGAGCGCGCAGCAGGCGATCGCCGCGCTGCAGGAAAACGGTGTGACGGTGAAGGTGTTGACCGGCGACAACCCGGTGATCACCTGTAAGATTTGCCGCGATGTCGGCCTGGAGCCGGGCGAGCCGCTCTCCGGGCTGCAGATTGAACAGATGGATGACGAAGAGCTGGCGCGCGAAGTGGAACAGCGTACGGTCTTCACCAAGCTGACGCCGCTGCAGAAATCGCGGGTGCTGAAAATGTTGCAGAGCAACGGCCATACCGTCGGCTTCCTCGGCGACGGCATCAACGATGCGCCGGCGCTGCGCGACGCCGACGTCGGCATCTCGGTCGACACCGGCACCGACATCGCCAAGGAATCGGCGGACATCATCCTGTTGGAAAAGAACCTGATGGTGCTGGAAGAGGGGGTGATCAAAGGGCGCGAAACCTTCGGCAATATCATCAAGTACCTGAACATGACCGCCAGCTCCAACTTCGGCAACGTGTTCTCGGTGCTGGTGGCGAGCGCTTTCATCCCGTTCCTGCCGATGCTGGCGATCCACCTGTTGATTCAAAACCTGATGTACGACATTTCCCAGCTGTCGCTGCCGTGGGACAAGATGGACAAAGAGTTCCTGCGCAAGCCGCGCAAGTGGGATGCCAAAAACATCGGGCGCTTTATGCTGTGGATTGGGCCGACCTCGTCGATCTTCGATATTACGACCTATGCGCTGATGTGGTACGTCTTCGCCGCCAACAGCGTAGAACACCAGGCGCTGTTCCAGTCCGGCTGGTTCATTGAGGGGCTGCTGTCGCAAACGCTGGTGGTGCATATGCTGCGCACCCAGAAGATCCCGTTCATTCAGAGCACCGCGGCGCTGCCGGTGTTGCTGACCACCGGGTTGGTGATGGCGCTCGGCATCTATATTCCGTTCTCGCCGCTCGGCGCCCTGGTTGGCCTGCAGCCGCTGCCGTGGGAATACTTCCCGTGGTTGGCCGCTACGCTGGTCAGCTACTGCGTGGTCGCCCAGTTGATGAAGCGTTTCTATATCCGCCGCTTCGGCGAGTGGCTGTAA
- a CDS encoding MgtC family protein, which produces MAMTPFVLNLLLAMCLGAVIGAERQWRQRMAGLRTNALVATGAAVFILSSMSTDPASAGRVAAQIVSGIGFLGAGVIMREGLNIRGLNTAATLWCSAGIGVLCGLGQHWDAVVATLVILCANILLREAAQRINLQPHQQATDLELCYRIQVTCGEQDEILVRTLILQALNGVALRLQSLRSADISSPGQLEVCAEITATPAAQKEIEGIVCRVSLEKSVSAVRWRVASELPV; this is translated from the coding sequence ATGGCGATGACTCCTTTCGTTTTAAATTTATTGCTGGCGATGTGCCTGGGCGCGGTAATTGGCGCTGAGCGCCAGTGGCGCCAGCGCATGGCCGGCCTGCGCACCAATGCGCTGGTGGCGACCGGTGCGGCGGTCTTTATTCTCAGCTCCATGTCCACCGATCCGGCCAGCGCCGGCCGGGTGGCCGCGCAGATCGTATCCGGTATCGGTTTCCTCGGCGCCGGCGTTATCATGCGTGAAGGGCTGAACATTCGCGGCCTCAACACCGCCGCCACGCTGTGGTGTTCGGCGGGGATTGGCGTCCTGTGCGGCCTGGGCCAGCATTGGGATGCGGTGGTCGCTACGCTGGTGATCCTGTGCGCCAATATCCTGCTGCGCGAAGCCGCGCAGCGCATCAATCTGCAGCCGCATCAGCAGGCGACCGATCTGGAACTGTGCTACCGCATTCAGGTGACCTGCGGCGAGCAGGACGAAATTCTGGTGCGCACCCTGATCCTGCAGGCGCTGAACGGCGTCGCCTTGCGGCTGCAATCCTTGCGCAGCGCCGATATTTCCAGTCCGGGGCAATTGGAAGTGTGCGCGGAAATTACCGCCACCCCGGCCGCGCAAAAAGAAATCGAAGGTATTGTTTGCCGCGTCAGTCTGGAAAAAAGCGTGAGTGCCGTTCGCTGGCGCGTCGCGTCCGAATTACCGGTCTGA
- a CDS encoding CoA transferase, with amino-acid sequence MTPLIHTLLDEIWQSLGQRPAPADRLTVSGTGALPSAFPVTELATAAWGAAGLACAELLRREAADAPQVWIDQRLASLWFGWTLRPLGWTLPAAWDALAGDYATADGWIRLHTNAPHHRRAVEQVLGSASDKGTLAERVLGWKKSELEEAVIEAGGCAAQMRSAAAWRQHIQGKSVALEPLIHASLQPEAPPPGWALPVARPLHGVRVLDLTRILAGPIATRFLAGLGADVLRIDPYGWDEPGVEHEVMLGKRSARLNLTNAHDRHTFEHLLRNTDVIVHGYRAGALEKLGYGAEERRALAPGLIDVCLNAYGWSGPWRTRRGFDSLVQMSCGLAEAGMVWRSASLPVPLPVQALDHATGYLMAAAVLTGMAQRLSRGTGYHARLSLARTAQLLLAHPCSADYRPEPLAPAGTADENPETELTYWGAAQRLRAPLSLQGTALQWALPATTLGTSQPEWLRC; translated from the coding sequence ATGACGCCTCTGATCCACACTCTGCTCGACGAAATTTGGCAAAGCCTGGGGCAGCGCCCCGCCCCCGCCGACCGGCTAACCGTAAGCGGCACCGGCGCATTGCCTTCGGCGTTTCCCGTGACCGAATTGGCTACCGCCGCCTGGGGCGCCGCCGGTTTGGCCTGCGCCGAGTTGCTTCGCCGCGAGGCGGCCGACGCGCCGCAGGTCTGGATCGATCAACGCCTGGCCTCGCTCTGGTTCGGCTGGACGCTGCGTCCGCTGGGGTGGACGCTGCCTGCGGCCTGGGATGCACTGGCCGGCGACTATGCGACGGCGGATGGCTGGATACGCCTGCATACCAATGCGCCGCACCATCGGCGAGCGGTGGAGCAGGTGCTGGGTTCGGCATCGGATAAAGGCACGCTGGCGGAACGCGTGCTGGGCTGGAAAAAAAGCGAGCTGGAGGAAGCGGTGATCGAGGCCGGCGGCTGCGCGGCCCAAATGCGCTCGGCGGCCGCGTGGCGACAACATATTCAGGGCAAAAGCGTGGCGCTCGAACCGCTGATCCACGCCTCACTGCAGCCGGAAGCGCCACCGCCGGGCTGGGCGCTACCCGTCGCCCGGCCGCTGCACGGCGTGCGGGTGCTGGACCTGACGCGCATTCTCGCCGGGCCGATCGCCACGCGTTTTCTTGCCGGTTTGGGCGCCGACGTGCTGCGCATCGATCCCTACGGTTGGGATGAGCCCGGCGTTGAACATGAAGTCATGCTGGGCAAACGCAGCGCGCGCCTCAACCTGACCAATGCGCACGATCGCCATACGTTTGAACATCTGCTGAGAAACACCGACGTGATCGTGCACGGCTACCGTGCCGGTGCGCTGGAGAAGTTGGGCTATGGCGCGGAGGAAAGACGCGCGCTGGCGCCGGGCCTGATAGACGTCTGCCTGAATGCCTACGGCTGGAGCGGGCCGTGGCGCACCCGGCGCGGTTTCGACAGCCTGGTACAGATGAGCTGCGGGTTGGCGGAGGCGGGCATGGTTTGGCGCAGCGCCAGTTTGCCGGTGCCGTTGCCGGTACAGGCGCTGGATCACGCCACCGGCTATTTGATGGCGGCGGCGGTGCTGACCGGTATGGCGCAGCGCCTGAGCCGCGGCACCGGCTACCACGCGCGGCTGTCGCTGGCGCGCACGGCGCAGTTGCTGCTGGCGCATCCCTGTTCGGCAGACTATCGGCCGGAACCGCTGGCGCCAGCCGGAACCGCCGACGAGAACCCGGAAACGGAATTGACTTACTGGGGGGCCGCGCAACGCCTGCGCGCCCCGTTAAGCCTGCAGGGCACGGCGCTGCAGTGGGCGCTGCCGGCGACTACGCTCGGCACCTCGCAACCGGAATGGCTACGCTGCTAA
- a CDS encoding LysR substrate-binding domain-containing protein, whose protein sequence is MMNERIPLHVLPTFAIAARLENLRATAEQVHLTHGAVSQQIQLLEQAVGYPLFERRGRGVRLNAAGRELLAAVEPALQALQQGVARARRAATSQTLRISVLPSFAHYWLLPRLPAFHEACADIALDIDASLALQDLSQRGFDAAIRIGSGQWAGLQAQRIASGDVLPVASPDMAREWGAAFENGGDIPLLEHDVSPWRDWFNAQGRPLCGRQQALFNDAGLLIRAAEQGFGIALAKKLLVQDALDAGRLVALAAPRRLSDDDVYLVWPQTAGLTPAVTRLLQWLQQQLAAI, encoded by the coding sequence ATGATGAATGAACGCATTCCCCTGCATGTCTTGCCGACCTTTGCGATCGCCGCCAGGTTGGAAAATTTGCGCGCTACGGCGGAACAGGTGCATTTGACGCACGGTGCGGTCAGCCAGCAAATTCAGCTGCTGGAGCAGGCGGTCGGCTATCCGCTGTTTGAACGGCGCGGGCGCGGCGTGCGCCTGAATGCGGCCGGGCGAGAGTTGCTGGCGGCGGTAGAGCCGGCGCTGCAGGCGCTGCAGCAGGGCGTCGCCCGCGCCCGGCGTGCGGCGACAAGCCAGACGCTGCGCATCAGCGTGTTGCCGTCTTTTGCCCATTATTGGCTATTGCCGCGTCTGCCTGCTTTTCATGAGGCCTGCGCCGATATTGCGCTGGATATCGATGCGTCGCTGGCGCTGCAGGATCTGTCGCAGCGAGGGTTCGATGCGGCGATCCGCATCGGCAGCGGTCAATGGGCGGGGCTGCAGGCGCAGCGCATCGCGTCGGGTGACGTGCTGCCTGTCGCTTCGCCGGATATGGCGCGAGAATGGGGGGCGGCGTTCGAGAACGGTGGCGATATTCCGTTGCTCGAGCACGACGTCAGTCCCTGGCGCGACTGGTTCAACGCGCAGGGGCGGCCGTTATGCGGGCGGCAACAGGCGTTGTTCAACGATGCCGGGTTGTTGATTCGCGCGGCGGAGCAAGGGTTTGGCATCGCGTTGGCGAAAAAGCTGCTGGTCCAGGATGCTCTCGACGCGGGGAGACTGGTGGCGTTGGCCGCGCCCCGTCGTCTGAGCGATGACGACGTTTATCTGGTGTGGCCGCAGACCGCCGGGTTGACGCCGGCGGTCACCCGCTTGCTGCAGTGGCTGCAGCAACAGTTGGCGGCGATTTAG
- a CDS encoding pyridoxal phosphate-dependent decarboxylase family protein, giving the protein MHPRLQQDLAQFPQILDHTRQLAEDFLTGLQQRSVCPPLEHQQLQPGDDRLDENGEGALAALERFWQRYQAGISASAGPRYFGFVTGGGTPAAVAADWLVSVTDQNSLLSHDTIAATIELAAVTQLKSLLGLPETFSGSLVSGATMANFTGLAIGRQWLGQQHGVDIAQQGLAALGSIRVLSANPHSSSVKALSMLGIGREALTTVASLPESEAMDMEALERQLAAGAGQPTLVLASAGTVNTVAFDDLPRLLALRERYPFWLHVDAAFGGVAACSPLYAPRLEGWQHADSITVDAHKWLNVPYDSAIQFTRHLDLQMQVFQNHSAYLEAPTLRPDNYLHLTPENSRRFRALPLWLTLKAYGRSGIRDIVERNVRLAQALGAALAADDGFQLLAPVNLNVVCFALSHPQGDSEAARDRFLERLSRHGVVRCTPTRYNGQPGIRAALVNWMTEEQDIRLALDSLRHCLAETA; this is encoded by the coding sequence ATGCACCCACGTTTACAACAGGATCTCGCGCAGTTTCCGCAGATCCTCGACCACACCCGCCAGTTGGCGGAAGATTTCCTGACCGGGCTGCAGCAACGCTCGGTCTGCCCGCCGCTCGAGCATCAGCAGCTGCAACCGGGCGACGATCGACTAGATGAAAACGGCGAAGGCGCCCTGGCGGCGCTGGAGCGCTTTTGGCAACGTTATCAGGCCGGCATTTCCGCCAGCGCCGGCCCGCGTTATTTCGGCTTCGTCACCGGCGGCGGCACCCCGGCGGCGGTCGCAGCGGACTGGCTGGTTAGCGTGACAGACCAAAATAGCTTGCTCAGCCATGATACCATCGCAGCCACGATCGAGCTGGCGGCCGTGACGCAGTTGAAATCCCTGCTGGGCCTGCCGGAAACGTTCAGCGGCAGCCTGGTCAGCGGCGCGACCATGGCCAATTTCACCGGGCTGGCCATTGGCCGGCAGTGGCTGGGACAACAGCACGGCGTGGATATCGCCCAACAGGGCCTGGCGGCGCTGGGTTCCATCCGGGTATTGTCGGCCAATCCACATTCCAGCAGCGTGAAGGCGCTCAGCATGCTCGGTATCGGCCGCGAGGCGCTGACGACCGTCGCCAGCCTGCCGGAGTCTGAAGCCATGGATATGGAAGCACTGGAACGGCAGCTCGCCGCCGGCGCCGGCCAGCCAACGTTGGTACTGGCCAGCGCCGGTACGGTCAACACCGTCGCTTTCGACGACCTGCCGCGTCTGCTGGCGCTGCGGGAGCGTTATCCGTTTTGGCTGCATGTCGATGCGGCATTTGGCGGCGTGGCGGCCTGCTCGCCGCTCTACGCTCCAAGACTTGAGGGCTGGCAGCATGCCGATTCCATCACTGTCGACGCACACAAATGGCTGAACGTGCCTTATGACAGCGCGATCCAATTTACCCGCCATTTGGATCTGCAAATGCAGGTATTTCAGAACCATTCGGCCTACCTGGAAGCACCAACATTGCGGCCAGACAACTATCTGCATCTGACGCCGGAAAATTCGCGCCGCTTCCGCGCCCTGCCGCTTTGGCTGACGCTGAAAGCCTATGGCCGCAGCGGCATACGGGATATCGTCGAGCGCAACGTCCGATTGGCGCAGGCGCTGGGGGCGGCGCTGGCAGCCGATGACGGTTTCCAACTGCTGGCGCCGGTGAATTTGAACGTGGTGTGCTTCGCACTCAGCCATCCACAGGGCGACAGCGAGGCGGCGCGCGATCGCTTTCTCGAGCGCCTGAGCCGGCACGGCGTGGTGCGCTGCACCCCTACGCGTTATAACGGTCAGCCGGGGATCCGCGCCGCGCTGGTCAACTGGATGACGGAGGAACAGGACATCCGGCTGGCGTTGGACTCGCTGCGCCATTGCCTGGCGGAAACGGCCTAG
- a CDS encoding GNAT family N-acetyltransferase: MPGHSPLQGRFCRLEPLNLARWGEALYQAYQSAEDDRDWTYLFWERPQSRADFQRYLQAQASSADRNTMVVIDQSNGCAVGSCAFLRIDPANGVAELGTINWSPLMKRSALGSEAIFLMLRHLFDDLGYRRCEWKCDSLNLPSRQAAERLGFRYEGTFRQAVVVKGRTRDTDWLSIVDGEWPARRAAFAAWLSPDNIGDDGRQERRLQAFQLG, from the coding sequence ATGCCCGGGCACTCGCCGCTGCAAGGGCGGTTTTGCCGCCTCGAACCGCTTAACCTCGCGCGCTGGGGGGAGGCGCTTTATCAGGCTTATCAATCCGCCGAGGACGATCGCGACTGGACTTATCTGTTTTGGGAACGGCCGCAGTCGCGCGCAGATTTCCAGCGTTATCTTCAGGCCCAGGCGTCCAGCGCTGACAGAAACACGATGGTAGTGATCGATCAGTCAAACGGGTGCGCGGTGGGAAGCTGCGCTTTTTTGCGCATCGATCCTGCCAACGGCGTGGCCGAACTGGGCACCATCAACTGGTCGCCGCTGATGAAGCGCAGCGCGCTGGGCAGCGAGGCGATTTTCCTGATGCTGCGGCATCTGTTCGACGATCTTGGCTACCGGCGCTGCGAATGGAAATGCGATAGCCTCAATCTGCCTTCACGCCAGGCCGCCGAGCGCTTGGGTTTCCGCTATGAAGGCACGTTCCGCCAGGCCGTCGTCGTCAAAGGACGCACGCGCGACACCGACTGGCTGTCGATCGTCGACGGGGAATGGCCGGCGCGGCGCGCGGCGTTTGCCGCCTGGCTGTCGCCGGATAACATCGGCGATGACGGGCGGCAAGAACGGCGTTTGCAGGCCTTCCAACTCGGGTAA
- the rcsA gene encoding transcriptional regulator RcsA → MPTIIMDSCSYTRLGLTDYLTSHGVKKRHINAIEDIDSLHEKCSKLNPSLVFINEDCFIHEANATERIKRVISLHPDTLFFIFMAITNVHFDDYLYVRKNVIISSKSIKPETMNQLLSHYLERTSLRTEKSSLDQTPVTLSQTESNMLRMWMSGQGTIQISDQMQIKAKTVSSHKGNIKRKIKTHNKQIIYHVVRLTDTLTSGIFVNSR, encoded by the coding sequence ATGCCAACGATTATCATGGATTCATGTAGCTATACCAGATTGGGGTTAACCGACTATCTGACTTCGCATGGCGTGAAGAAGCGCCATATTAATGCCATCGAGGACATTGACAGCCTGCATGAAAAATGCAGCAAGTTGAATCCGAGCCTGGTGTTTATTAACGAGGACTGCTTCATCCACGAAGCAAACGCCACCGAGCGAATAAAACGGGTCATTTCACTGCACCCGGATACGTTATTCTTCATCTTCATGGCCATTACCAACGTACATTTCGACGATTATTTATATGTTCGCAAGAACGTCATCATATCGTCAAAATCCATCAAGCCAGAGACTATGAATCAGCTACTTAGTCACTATCTCGAGAGAACGTCTCTGCGTACGGAGAAATCCTCTCTGGATCAAACGCCGGTAACGCTGAGCCAGACTGAATCAAACATGTTACGCATGTGGATGTCCGGTCAAGGCACCATCCAGATATCAGACCAGATGCAAATAAAGGCCAAAACGGTCTCTTCCCACAAGGGAAACATCAAGCGGAAAATAAAAACGCACAACAAGCAGATCATTTATCACGTTGTTCGTTTGACCGATACATTGACCAGTGGAATATTCGTCAATAGCCGCTGA